One genomic region from Tachysurus vachellii isolate PV-2020 chromosome 22, HZAU_Pvac_v1, whole genome shotgun sequence encodes:
- the prph gene encoding peripherin: MSHFSQSSRTSYRRTFGGPSTMSPMPAYTSYSSRYLSPAPASVSTRSFRVRSSGPAPSVPRLSYDKVDFSLADSINQEFLSTRSNEKQELQELNDRFAIFIEKVRYLEQQNATLTHELNQYKGKHQQGHPNRASQLCQDEMREMRRQVDLIGKERDQMQVDRDNMAEDLALLKQRLDEETQKRQDAENQLILFRKDVDDATLVRLELERKIESLMDEIEFLKKLHDEEIQDVQVSYETQQMKMEVEATVRPDLTSALRDIRAQYENIATKNMQESEEWYKSKFTDLTDSAKRNADAMRQAKQEANEFRRQIQSLNCEIDGLKSTNEALQRQMREMEDQFGQEAGNYQDNINRLEDEIRHLKDEMSRHLREYQDLLNVKMALDIEIATYRKLLEGEESRIAVPVMNISSFSMRNGDYDLPHDAGHGKKVVIKTVETRDGEVVKESRKEKDTPRDTKESN; this comes from the exons ATGAGTCACTTTTCACAATCAAGCCGCACTTCCTACCGCCGCACTTTTGGTGGACCTTCCACCATGTCCCCCATGCCTGCCTACACCTCGTACTCTTCCCGTTACCTGAGCCCGGCCCCGGCTTCCGTGTCCACGCGTTCTTTCAGGGTCCGGTCCAGTGGTCCGGCTCCATCGGTTCCTCGCCTCTCCTATGACAAAGTGGACTTCTCCTTGGCTGATAGCATCAACCAGGAGTTCCTCAGCACACGCAGCAATGAGAAGCAGGAGCTGCAGGAGCTGAACGATCGCTTTGCGATCTTCATCGAGAAAGTGCGCTACCTGGAGCAGCAGAACGCAACACTCACCCATGAGCTCAACCAGTACAAGGGCAAACATCAGCAGGGACATCCGAACCGCGCCAGCCAGCTCTGTCAGGATGAGATGAGGGAGATGCGCAGACAGGTTGATCTCATTGGGAAGGAGCGAGATCAGATGCAGGTGGACAGAGATAACATGGCTGAAGATCTGGCCTTGCTCAAGCAGAG GTTGGATGAGGAGACTCAGAAAAGACAAGATGCTGAGAACCAACTGATCCTGTTCCGaaag GATGTGGATGATGCCACTTTGGTCCGTTTGGAGCTGGAGCGCAAAATCGAGTCTCTGATGGATGAGATTGAATTTCTCAAGAAGCTGCATGATGAG GAAATCCAAGACGTGCAAGTGAGCTATGAAACCCAGCAGATGAAAATGGAGGTGGAGGCCACGGTACGCCCTGACCTGACTTCGGCTCTGAGAGACATCAGGGCTCAATATGAAAACATTGCAACAAAGAACATGCAGGAGTCCGAGGAGTGGTACAAATCCAAG TTTACTGACCTGACCGATTCTGCCAAGCGCAATGCTGATGCCATGAGACAGGCCAAGCAGGAGGCCAACGAGTTCAGGAGGCAGATTCAGAGCCTCAACTGTGAGATTGATGGCCTTAAGAGCACG AATGAGGCTCTGCAGAGGCAGATGAGGGAAATGGAGGACCAGTTTGGACAGGAGGCTGGAAATTACCAGGACAACATCAACCGTCTGGAGGATGAGATCCGCCACCTGAAGGATGAAATGTCCCGTCACCTGAGGGAATATCAAGACCTGCTTAATGTCAAGATGGCCCTGGACATTGAGATTGCAACTTATAGGAAGTTGCTAGAAGGAGAGGAAAGCAG aattGCCGTTCCTGTCATGAACATATCATCATTCAGCATGCGCAATGGGG ATTATGACCTGCCCCATGATGCTGGACATGGTAAAAAAGTTGTGATCAAAACTGTTGAGACCCGTGATGGAGAG GTGGTGAAGGAGTCCAGGAAGGAGAAAGACACCCCTCGAGATACTAAGGAATCTAACTGA